From the Alkalibacter rhizosphaerae genome, one window contains:
- a CDS encoding ABC transporter ATP-binding protein, which translates to MTEVKKYILEIEDLEVRYGHIQALNGVNIQVEKGKIISIIGSNGAGKSTLLNTISGLVKPVQGKIRHHGDEIQGKPAHAIVKRGIVQVPEGRKIFGGLSVRENLVVGGFLLKNQKKRNELVDEMFALFPRLKEREQQQAGTLSGGEQQMLAICRGLMIDPELILLDEPSLGLAPVLVNEVFKLIKKINGLGITVLLVEQNAKKSLALSDYAYVLENGSIFTQGKGEDLLANEDIQKVYLGERATC; encoded by the coding sequence ATGACGGAAGTGAAGAAATACATATTGGAGATCGAAGATCTGGAAGTCCGCTATGGGCATATCCAGGCGCTCAATGGCGTCAATATCCAAGTGGAAAAGGGAAAGATCATCAGCATCATCGGATCCAACGGAGCCGGAAAATCCACGCTTCTCAACACCATCAGCGGTCTGGTCAAACCGGTCCAGGGGAAGATCCGACATCACGGAGATGAGATCCAGGGCAAACCTGCCCATGCCATCGTCAAGCGGGGGATCGTCCAGGTGCCGGAAGGGCGAAAGATCTTTGGCGGACTGTCGGTACGGGAAAACCTGGTCGTTGGTGGATTTTTGTTGAAAAACCAGAAGAAACGCAACGAATTGGTGGATGAGATGTTTGCCTTGTTTCCGCGACTAAAGGAAAGGGAACAGCAGCAGGCCGGGACCTTGAGCGGTGGAGAACAACAGATGCTGGCCATTTGCCGGGGTCTCATGATCGATCCCGAGTTGATCTTGCTGGATGAACCTTCCTTGGGACTGGCCCCCGTGCTGGTCAATGAAGTGTTCAAACTGATCAAAAAGATCAATGGCTTGGGGATCACGGTGTTGCTGGTGGAACAAAATGCCAAGAAATCCCTTGCCTTAAGCGACTACGCCTATGTGTTGGAAAACGGATCCATCTTCACCCAGGGCAAGGGGGAAGATTTACTTGCCAATGAAGACATCCAGAAGGTGTATTTGGGAGAGAGAGCCACCTGCTAG
- a CDS encoding ABC transporter ATP-binding protein, with the protein MNVLEVNNISKRFGGVQAVKDVSLELEKGNIVSIIGPNGAGKTTVFNLISGIYWIDSGDVLLNGESIKTKEQHERTSAGIARTFQNIRLFKGLTVLENVMTAQDPFAKYNLVDTLFSLKKKKAEEKRSRQESLVHLEMVGLAKYKDERPENLSYGLQRKLEIARALATNPQVILLDEPAAGLNSGEVIDFIDLVHKINEELGLSVLLIDHRMPLVMELSKWIYVLNFGQLIADGTPADIQCNPEVMKAYIGEED; encoded by the coding sequence ATGAATGTACTGGAAGTCAACAACATCAGCAAGCGCTTTGGTGGAGTCCAGGCGGTGAAAGATGTCTCTTTGGAACTGGAGAAGGGAAACATCGTCAGCATCATCGGTCCCAACGGAGCAGGCAAAACCACGGTTTTCAACCTGATCTCCGGGATCTACTGGATCGACAGCGGAGATGTCCTTCTGAACGGGGAATCCATCAAGACGAAAGAGCAACACGAGCGGACCAGCGCAGGGATCGCCCGGACCTTTCAAAACATCCGATTGTTCAAGGGCCTGACCGTATTGGAAAACGTCATGACCGCACAGGATCCCTTTGCCAAATACAACTTGGTGGACACCTTGTTTTCTTTGAAGAAGAAAAAAGCGGAGGAGAAGCGATCCAGACAGGAGAGCCTGGTCCATCTGGAGATGGTTGGGCTGGCAAAATACAAGGACGAGCGGCCGGAAAACCTGTCCTACGGACTCCAGCGGAAATTGGAGATCGCCAGAGCATTGGCGACGAATCCCCAAGTCATCTTGCTGGATGAGCCGGCAGCCGGCTTGAATTCAGGGGAAGTCATCGATTTTATCGATCTGGTCCACAAGATCAACGAAGAGCTGGGACTGTCTGTCTTGTTGATCGATCACCGAATGCCTCTGGTCATGGAGCTTTCCAAGTGGATCTATGTTCTGAATTTCGGACAGCTCATCGCAGATGGGACTCCGGCCGATATCCAGTGCAATCCGGAAGTAATGAAAGCCTACATCGGGGAGGAGGATTGA
- a CDS encoding branched-chain amino acid ABC transporter permease, giving the protein MGFYLSILTFTFITIIGVTGIFLITGLTGLFSLGQASFMAIGAYTAGILMIKFQVPFVVATILAILVGLLFGLVVGLPTLRLRRDYIALVTFGFGEAVIAILNNLTSITGGAMGLSGIPMKTNFTLALISAIVCIIFARNYKYSKYGRQCMALKSDELAAKAMGIDVKRVKLTTFLVASGLTAYAGVLYGSFTTYVDPSTFGWTRSAEWIIILFFGGLNSLTGAIFSSLALGSLPELLRFASSWRLVIYAVIVLLILNFRPTGIFGEYELNLKTLKKDLLRTNRK; this is encoded by the coding sequence ATGGGATTTTACTTATCCATATTGACATTTACATTCATCACCATCATTGGCGTAACGGGGATCTTTCTGATCACCGGACTGACCGGGTTGTTTTCCCTGGGTCAGGCATCTTTTATGGCCATCGGAGCCTACACGGCAGGGATCCTCATGATCAAGTTTCAAGTGCCCTTTGTCGTTGCCACTATCCTAGCCATCCTGGTAGGATTATTGTTCGGTTTGGTCGTGGGACTCCCCACCCTGCGGTTGCGGCGGGACTACATCGCCCTGGTCACCTTTGGGTTTGGGGAAGCGGTCATCGCCATTTTGAACAACCTGACCAGCATCACCGGGGGAGCCATGGGCCTGAGCGGCATTCCCATGAAAACCAATTTCACCCTGGCATTGATCTCCGCCATCGTCTGCATCATCTTTGCAAGAAATTACAAGTACTCCAAGTACGGGAGACAGTGCATGGCTTTAAAAAGCGATGAACTGGCAGCCAAAGCCATGGGCATCGATGTGAAACGGGTCAAATTGACCACATTCTTGGTAGCCAGCGGACTGACGGCCTATGCCGGTGTATTGTACGGCAGTTTCACTACGTATGTGGATCCATCCACCTTTGGCTGGACCCGGTCGGCGGAGTGGATTATCATCTTGTTCTTCGGCGGACTCAACAGCCTGACGGGAGCCATTTTTTCCAGCCTGGCCCTGGGATCCCTGCCGGAACTCCTGCGTTTTGCGTCCTCCTGGCGACTGGTCATTTACGCGGTGATCGTACTGCTGATTTTAAATTTCCGACCTACGGGGATCTTTGGGGAATATGAGTTGAATCTGAAGACCCTGAAGAAAGACCTGCTTCGAACCAATCGAAAATAA
- a CDS encoding branched-chain amino acid ABC transporter permease, with the protein MIVQQLLYGLSLGSVYALIAVGFALVFNILKFSNFSHGGVLTVTAYTGYLIATKLQTNLWVTLFLTACVGGVLALIIEFFAFRRLRKKQSPLIFYFVSSITMGLLLDNLITVYFSTNFYSYPNFFTNRVIQLGPYNIATTDTIMLIISIVALSALMLLIYKTKFGVAIRALSIDAQTLSLMGVNVNQIIIITFFISGFLGGISGVFLGINYTLYPMIGKLVVKGFIASVLGGLGNISGAVIGALLLGIMEVTLTSIGFIGSGLAPVVIFVIMLVFLIVRPQGIAGIIIHEKA; encoded by the coding sequence GTGATTGTTCAACAATTGTTGTACGGCCTGTCCTTGGGATCGGTATATGCCTTGATCGCCGTCGGGTTTGCATTGGTCTTCAACATATTGAAATTTTCCAACTTTTCTCATGGAGGCGTTTTGACCGTCACCGCATATACGGGATACTTGATCGCAACCAAACTTCAGACGAACCTGTGGGTCACGCTGTTTCTCACAGCCTGCGTTGGTGGAGTTCTGGCCTTGATCATCGAATTTTTTGCCTTTCGACGACTACGAAAAAAACAGAGCCCATTGATTTTTTATTTTGTGTCCTCCATCACCATGGGATTGTTGTTGGACAACTTGATCACCGTATATTTCAGCACTAATTTTTATTCATATCCCAACTTTTTCACCAATCGGGTCATCCAGCTGGGACCATACAACATTGCCACCACGGATACCATCATGTTGATCATCTCCATCGTGGCTTTGAGCGCATTGATGCTGCTCATCTATAAAACAAAATTTGGCGTGGCCATCCGGGCTTTGTCCATCGATGCCCAGACCTTGTCCCTCATGGGCGTCAACGTAAACCAGATCATCATCATCACCTTCTTTATCAGCGGTTTTCTTGGCGGGATCAGCGGCGTGTTTTTAGGGATCAACTACACCTTGTATCCCATGATCGGGAAACTGGTGGTCAAGGGATTCATCGCATCCGTTCTCGGTGGATTGGGCAACATCTCCGGCGCAGTCATTGGAGCATTGCTGCTGGGGATCATGGAAGTGACCCTGACCAGCATCGGCTTTATCGGATCCGGACTGGCACCGGTGGTGATCTTTGTCATCATGCTGGTATTCTTGATCGTGCGGCCCCAGGGCATTGCCGGGATCATCATTCATGAAAAAGCGTAA
- a CDS encoding ABC transporter substrate-binding protein, whose amino-acid sequence MKKLVLILLSVFLLMGSFAGCSTDSDNGDSGDNGSQEKIVIGNLQDLSGATSVWGEAVKNGAELYADLVNANGGINGREVEIITYDIKLDPQEALNAYNRLVDQDKAVAVIGPPLSNVGLSLAPVAAAKGVPVVGSFIDPRVTLNEDGTPQSQMFLMQPSSVQYAEIVSDYALNEVGVKNMAVLYDQSNSFAVSQVVPFMEYFEANGGTIVAEEVYKAGDKDFKVQLNKIKEAGAEALYVPNYVQDLIITIQQAEQVGLDVAMFGGLDFAPPFVTLLSDPSQGDNIYFANNYSDEEPQLVEVREAFVEKFGEEPINKAYLGYDKMMIIVEALKNAEEITGPAVTAALENIDNLQGTTGVITISPETHQPLGLSMVMYKIENGEYLDLGRHVPESHK is encoded by the coding sequence ATGAAAAAGCTAGTATTGATCTTGTTGTCGGTTTTCCTTTTGATGGGATCCTTTGCCGGATGCAGTACAGATTCGGACAATGGGGATTCCGGAGATAACGGAAGCCAGGAAAAAATCGTCATTGGAAATCTTCAAGACTTGAGTGGCGCCACATCCGTATGGGGAGAAGCCGTAAAAAACGGTGCGGAACTTTATGCTGATTTGGTGAACGCAAATGGTGGTATCAATGGTAGAGAGGTGGAAATCATCACCTACGACATCAAATTGGATCCCCAGGAAGCCTTGAATGCCTACAATCGTTTGGTGGATCAGGACAAGGCCGTTGCCGTGATCGGACCGCCTCTTAGCAACGTGGGACTTTCTCTTGCACCAGTTGCAGCAGCCAAGGGAGTGCCCGTGGTTGGAAGCTTTATCGATCCGAGAGTTACTTTGAACGAAGACGGAACGCCTCAATCTCAAATGTTTTTGATGCAGCCAAGCAGCGTCCAGTATGCAGAGATCGTATCCGACTATGCGCTCAATGAAGTCGGAGTCAAGAACATGGCCGTATTGTACGACCAGTCCAACTCTTTTGCCGTTTCCCAGGTAGTACCCTTCATGGAATATTTTGAAGCCAACGGTGGGACCATTGTGGCGGAAGAAGTGTACAAGGCCGGCGACAAGGATTTCAAAGTCCAGTTGAACAAAATCAAGGAAGCAGGCGCAGAAGCACTCTACGTGCCAAACTACGTCCAGGATCTGATCATCACCATCCAGCAGGCAGAACAAGTTGGATTGGATGTAGCAATGTTCGGCGGATTGGACTTTGCACCTCCCTTTGTCACCTTGCTTAGCGATCCTTCCCAAGGCGACAACATTTATTTTGCCAACAACTACTCCGATGAGGAGCCCCAGCTGGTGGAAGTTCGAGAAGCTTTTGTCGAAAAATTCGGGGAAGAGCCCATCAACAAAGCCTACTTGGGATACGACAAAATGATGATCATCGTGGAAGCGCTGAAAAATGCAGAAGAGATCACCGGACCGGCAGTAACGGCTGCTTTGGAAAACATCGACAACCTGCAGGGAACCACTGGTGTGATCACCATTTCACCGGAGACCCATCAGCCTCTCGGCTTGTCCATGGTCATGTACAAGATCGAAAATGGAGAATATCTGGATCTGGGCCGTCACGTGCCGGAGTCTCACAAGTAA
- a CDS encoding oxidoreductase: MEHHRFDYADSNEFIEAGKKMDADIPFSENIEALKTPLVLGRKTIPNRIVINPMEGCDGTSDGKPDELTYRRYQRFGRSGAGMIWFEATAVVDEGRANPRQLSINKDTYQDLGKLREKTIQAAKETYGEEFTPYTVLQLTHSGRYSKPKGKPAPIVAVEENPFLKKADQTYQVITDTELAQLEEEYVKAAVLAKEIGFDAVDIKSCHGYLLSEILSAHTREGEYGGTLENRMRFTLNVIRKIKEVLGDELEITLRMNAYDAIAYPFGWGVDRADHRKPDLTEPVVYLKQLQALGVKMVNISIGNPYYNPHIGRPYDAGYYIPDEHPMEGVARFLKILKDLKDQVPQMILVTSGLSWLRTFGPNVAAAGIEEGWFDLVGFGRQAFAYPEFVQDAFGNGAMKKEKCCIACSKCSEIMRDGGKAGCVIKDKEIYLDIYRQGKKD, from the coding sequence ATGGAGCATCATCGGTTTGATTATGCCGACAGTAATGAATTTATAGAAGCGGGAAAGAAAATGGATGCAGATATTCCCTTTTCCGAAAATATTGAAGCACTAAAGACGCCACTGGTGTTGGGCAGAAAAACCATACCCAACCGGATCGTCATCAATCCCATGGAAGGATGCGACGGGACCTCAGACGGCAAGCCGGATGAGTTGACCTACCGCAGATACCAGCGCTTTGGTCGAAGCGGAGCAGGAATGATCTGGTTCGAAGCCACTGCCGTCGTCGACGAAGGAAGGGCCAATCCCAGACAGCTTTCTATCAACAAGGACACCTATCAGGACCTGGGGAAACTTCGGGAGAAAACCATCCAAGCGGCCAAAGAAACCTATGGGGAAGAATTTACCCCATACACCGTGTTGCAGTTGACCCATTCGGGAAGGTATTCCAAGCCCAAGGGGAAACCGGCACCCATTGTTGCCGTGGAGGAAAATCCTTTTCTGAAGAAAGCAGACCAGACCTATCAGGTGATCACCGATACGGAACTTGCCCAGTTGGAAGAGGAATACGTAAAAGCGGCGGTACTGGCCAAAGAGATCGGGTTTGACGCTGTCGACATCAAAAGTTGTCACGGCTATCTTCTCTCCGAGATCCTCTCCGCCCACACCAGGGAAGGTGAGTATGGAGGCACCTTGGAAAATCGAATGCGGTTTACATTGAATGTGATCCGTAAGATCAAGGAGGTCCTGGGAGACGAACTGGAGATCACCCTTCGCATGAACGCCTACGATGCCATTGCCTATCCCTTTGGTTGGGGAGTGGACAGGGCGGACCATCGAAAGCCGGATCTGACGGAACCGGTGGTCTACTTGAAACAACTTCAAGCACTGGGTGTGAAAATGGTCAACATCAGCATTGGAAATCCTTACTATAATCCCCACATTGGGAGACCTTACGATGCCGGGTACTACATACCCGACGAACATCCCATGGAAGGGGTGGCCCGATTCTTGAAGATTCTGAAGGATCTTAAAGACCAGGTACCTCAGATGATCCTGGTGACCAGCGGCTTGAGCTGGCTTCGGACCTTCGGACCCAATGTGGCTGCTGCCGGCATTGAGGAAGGTTGGTTTGATCTTGTAGGTTTTGGCAGACAAGCCTTTGCCTATCCGGAATTCGTCCAGGATGCATTTGGCAACGGGGCCATGAAAAAAGAAAAATGCTGCATCGCCTGCAGCAAATGCTCCGAGATCATGCGGGACGGCGGGAAAGCCGGTTGTGTGATCAAGGACAAGGAGATCTATCTGGACATCTATCGCCAAGGAAAGAAAGATTAA
- a CDS encoding uroporphyrinogen decarboxylase family protein: MDKKSYDQKNQRMEIAQRGGIPDRVPVYSLIDNWAFSYAGYGVEEVFEDDEKHLAAFEKIASDFYWDSMFASTTSRAMNYIGMLDGGSFKNKGLMQIESGHSLSMDANEYDDLIKDPYAFIRDVVAPRKYGLMRMDHSSEKVEKYQRAVSELYKFKDLNQRSEEQLKNKWSMPISRGATLVHPVDLLLDFFRDFHGIMMDVKRNPNKIIEAADAMIPIVIENCEMQYSENKEGMSIFNPMHLPQFLRPKDFEKVYWPSYKKIVEHFAAKGMVVQSYYERNYAHLYDFLQDLPKNSVFGLFEDDDLREVKKRVGDVISIGGGMEAYTLHYGTKQECIDMAKGLIDDLAPGGGYVFTTNRILHSANDANPENLKAVNEFVKEYGKYER, translated from the coding sequence ATGGATAAAAAGTCGTACGATCAGAAAAACCAACGGATGGAAATAGCCCAGCGGGGAGGAATACCGGACCGTGTCCCTGTATATTCCCTGATCGACAATTGGGCATTCTCTTATGCCGGATATGGGGTGGAGGAAGTATTTGAGGATGACGAGAAGCATTTGGCGGCCTTTGAGAAAATCGCCAGTGACTTTTACTGGGATTCCATGTTCGCCAGCACCACTTCCAGGGCCATGAACTACATCGGCATGCTGGATGGAGGATCCTTCAAGAACAAGGGCCTCATGCAGATCGAATCCGGACATTCCTTGTCCATGGATGCAAACGAATACGACGATTTGATCAAAGACCCTTATGCTTTTATTCGGGATGTGGTGGCACCAAGAAAATATGGCTTGATGCGAATGGATCATTCCAGTGAAAAAGTGGAAAAATACCAGAGAGCCGTATCTGAGCTGTACAAATTCAAAGATCTTAATCAACGATCCGAGGAGCAGCTGAAAAACAAATGGAGCATGCCCATATCCAGAGGCGCTACATTGGTCCATCCCGTTGACTTGTTGTTGGACTTTTTTAGAGATTTTCACGGGATCATGATGGATGTGAAAAGAAACCCCAACAAGATCATCGAAGCGGCGGATGCCATGATCCCCATAGTCATTGAAAACTGCGAGATGCAGTACAGCGAAAACAAAGAGGGGATGTCCATCTTCAACCCCATGCACCTGCCCCAGTTTTTACGGCCCAAGGATTTTGAGAAAGTTTACTGGCCTTCCTACAAAAAAATCGTGGAGCACTTTGCCGCCAAGGGAATGGTGGTCCAGTCCTACTATGAGCGAAATTATGCACATTTATACGATTTCCTGCAGGATCTGCCGAAAAACAGCGTATTCGGACTCTTTGAAGACGACGACCTGCGGGAAGTGAAAAAGCGGGTGGGAGACGTGATTTCCATTGGTGGAGGCATGGAAGCCTACACCCTTCACTACGGAACAAAGCAGGAGTGCATCGACATGGCAAAAGGCCTCATTGATGATTTGGCTCCCGGCGGCGGATACGTTTTTACCACCAACCGGATCCTCCACAGCGCCAATGACGCCAACCCGGAAAACCTGAAAGCCGTCAATGAATTCGTCAAAGAATACGGAAAGTATGAGAGGTGA
- a CDS encoding TetR/AcrR family transcriptional regulator, producing the protein MRKEKNMYKKGITTKNNILKASKELFYENGYNNTTVHMIKDRAEVSLSAIPYYFKEKDRILQVIYTDFLSSIYKLVQKHMKEPIDSYLLHFLASKIYYYIIHDDANNDRFYREVTFAQSNIRILYPFMDTVHHNYARDFNIQLTEGELKYYRLTDAGGRREIMMDYYNDPASYDFNELIDYITSIVPNLMGIDKEVSREYARKSTAFAKEVDYSAIKFLV; encoded by the coding sequence ATGCGAAAAGAAAAAAACATGTACAAAAAAGGGATCACCACAAAAAATAATATTCTGAAAGCTTCCAAGGAGCTTTTTTACGAAAACGGATACAACAACACCACCGTGCACATGATCAAGGACCGGGCGGAAGTGTCCCTCTCCGCCATCCCCTATTACTTCAAGGAAAAGGACCGGATCCTTCAAGTCATCTACACGGATTTTCTCTCCAGCATTTACAAGCTGGTCCAAAAACACATGAAAGAGCCCATCGACAGCTACCTGCTCCACTTTCTGGCGTCGAAGATCTACTACTACATCATCCATGATGATGCCAACAACGACCGTTTCTACCGGGAAGTGACCTTCGCCCAGTCCAACATTCGCATTTTGTATCCTTTCATGGACACGGTCCATCACAACTACGCCAGGGATTTCAACATCCAACTGACGGAAGGGGAACTAAAGTACTACCGCTTGACGGACGCCGGCGGACGTCGGGAGATCATGATGGACTATTATAACGACCCGGCAAGCTACGATTTTAATGAACTCATCGACTACATCACTTCCATCGTGCCTAATCTGATGGGCATCGACAAGGAGGTCTCCAGGGAATACGCAAGAAAGTCCACCGCCTTTGCCAAGGAAGTGGACTATTCCGCCATCAAGTTTTTGGTGTAA
- a CDS encoding REP-associated tyrosine transposase has product MPRTAREQSKSGIYHVMIRGANKQEIFHDDSDRIRFLEILGKCKGKTRIQIYGWCLMNNHVHLLIKEGKGGLATAMKRIGVSFVGYYHKKYETTGHLFQDRFRSESVENEHYLLTVIRYIHQNPVKAGFVKDCLEWKWSSYRAYLGKETDFGNLLDDETILESFGTCRDVALKGFEEFHGRENQDECLDIEVRKLKEKEARLEIEKVLAGKSVARVKSLPKEERDEMIRILKGIKGLNQRQLARILGISQALISKA; this is encoded by the coding sequence AAAGCGGGATCTATCACGTGATGATCCGGGGTGCCAATAAGCAGGAGATTTTTCATGATGATTCGGATCGGATTCGATTTTTAGAAATACTGGGAAAGTGCAAGGGGAAAACCAGAATACAGATATACGGTTGGTGCCTGATGAACAATCATGTCCATTTGTTGATCAAAGAAGGAAAAGGTGGACTAGCCACAGCCATGAAGAGGATCGGTGTGAGTTTTGTGGGATACTATCACAAAAAGTATGAAACGACGGGGCATCTGTTTCAAGATCGTTTTCGAAGCGAAAGCGTGGAAAATGAACACTATCTTCTAACAGTGATCCGCTATATCCATCAAAATCCTGTAAAAGCGGGCTTTGTAAAGGACTGTTTGGAATGGAAGTGGAGCAGTTATAGAGCCTACTTGGGCAAGGAAACGGATTTTGGGAATTTGTTGGATGATGAGACGATCCTCGAATCCTTTGGAACTTGCAGGGATGTAGCACTTAAAGGGTTTGAGGAATTTCACGGAAGAGAAAACCAGGATGAATGCCTGGATATTGAAGTGAGAAAGCTCAAGGAGAAAGAGGCAAGGCTGGAAATCGAAAAGGTCCTTGCGGGCAAGAGTGTTGCACGGGTCAAGAGCTTACCGAAAGAGGAGCGGGATGAAATGATCCGGATATTGAAAGGCATAAAGGGGTTGAACCAACGTCAACTGGCCAGGATCTTGGGGATTTCCCAAGCCCTCATATCGAAAGCGTAA